A part of Cannabis sativa cultivar Pink pepper isolate KNU-18-1 chromosome 6, ASM2916894v1, whole genome shotgun sequence genomic DNA contains:
- the LOC133038903 gene encoding protein DETOXIFICATION 46, chloroplastic-like, which yields MILQQPHLLQNPWLLLHTPRSRSHSQVLLSSSFSNFNSNSILSLPTRFGNTTSTSPLSLPSLRLTGRRFRLLPDCNAAGAGREISDGEESFGDEDGGGVLAVENAEITGEGLLGNQGMWDQMKEIAMFTGPAAGLWICGPLMSLIDTAVIGQRSSLELAALGPATVLCDNLSYLFMFLSIATSNMVATALAKRDKKEVQHHISVLLFVGLTCGFMMLLFTRFFGSWALTAFTGAKNIHLVPAANTYVQIRGLAWPAVLIGWVAQSASLGMKDSWGPLKALAAASVINGVGDIILCIVFDYGIAGAAWATMASQVVAAYMMIESLNKKGYNAYSISIPSPKDILTITELAAPVFITLMAKIAFYTLLVYFATSMGTITTAAHQVMIQNCFMCTVWGEPLSQTAQSFMPELIHGVKRNLEKARTLLKSLVVMGGVFGVVLGTFGTCIPWLFPNIYTPDQIIIKEMHTVLIPYFLIVLATPPTHSLEGTLLAGRDLKFISMTMSGCFIVGAILLKLVSVKGFGLAGIWFVLAGFQWARLFIALQRLLSSDGILYSKEKESSVIV from the exons ATGATTCTTCAACAACCTCATCTACTCCAAAACCCTTGGCTACTTCTACACACTCCTCGCTCTCGCTCTCACTCTCAAGTACTACTTTCTTCATCATTCTCAAACTTCAACAGTAATTCAATTCTCTCTCTACCTACTCGCTTCGGCAACACCACTAGTACCTCTCCTCTTAGTCTTCCGAGTTTGAGATTAACCGGTCGCCGTTTTCGTTTACTTCCCGATTGCAATGCCGCCGGAGCCGGCAGAGAAATTTCCGACGGAGAAGAAAGTTTTGGTGATGAAGATGGTGGAGGAGTGTTGGCGGTGGAAAATGCGGAGATTACGGGAGAAGGATTGTTGGGTAATCAAGGTATGTGGGATCAGATGAAGGAGATTGCGATGTTTACAGGACCTGCTGCTGGGCTTTGGATCTGTGGTCCTCTTATGAGTCTCATTGATACTGCCGTTATTGGACAGAGAAGCTCTCTTGAGCTTGCTGCTTTAG GTCCTGCAACAGTTCTATGTGATAATTTGAGTTATTTGTTCATGTTTCTCTCCATTGCAACTTCTAACATGGTTGCCACTGCACTAGCCAAACGG GATAAAAAAGAAGTGCAACATCACATATCTGTCTTGCTCTTTGTTGGATTGACTTGTGGCTTCATGATGCTTTTGTTTACAAGATTTTTTGGCTCATGGGCTCTGACTG CCTTTACTGGGGCAAAAAATATCCACCTTGTCCCTGCAGCAAACACCTATGTTCAG ATTCGAGGCTTGGCATGGCCGGCAGTTCTTATTGGTTGGGTTGCTCAAAGTGCAAG TCTTGGCATGAAAGATTCTTGGGGACCTTTAAAGGCTTTGGCTGCAGCAAGTGTTATAAATGGGGTTGGTGATATAATCCTCTGCATTGTTTTTGACTATGGTATTGCTGGTGCAGCATGGGCAACAATGGCATCTCAG GTTGTTGCAGCATATATGATGATTGAAAGTCTTAACAAGAAAGGGTACAATGCATATTCAATTTCCATTCCCTCTCCGAAAGATATTCTGACAATAACTGAGCTTGCTGCTCCAGTCTTCATAACATTGATGGCCAAG ATAGCTTTCTATACTCTCCTAGTGTATTTTGCTACATCCATGGGAACAATCACGACAGCTGCTCATCAG GTCATGATCCAAAATTGCTTTATGTGCACTGTTTGGGGTGAACCTCTATCTCAAACTGCACAATCATTTATGCCTGAGTTGATTCATGGAGTGAAACGTAATTTGGAAAAG GCTAGAACGCTCCTCAAGTCGCTAGTCGTTATGGGAGGTGTTTTTGGAGTAGTTTTAGGAACTTTTGGAACTTGTATTCCTTGGTTGTTTCCCAATATCTATACACCTGATCAGATTATCATAAAAGAG ATGCATACTGTTTTGATACCATATTTTTTGATCGTACTTGCAACACCCCCAACTCACAGCCTCGAGGGAACGTTACTG gccGGTCGAGATCTAAAATTTATCAGTATGACAATGAGCGGCTGCTTTATCGTGGGAGCAATTTTACTAAAG CTTGTAAGTGTCAAAGGATTTGGTTTAGCAGGCATTTGGTTTGTACTAGCTGGTTTTCAATGG GCTCGATTATTTATCGCGCTTCAACGTCTTCTATCCTCGGATGGCATACTATACTCGAAAGAGAAAGAATCATCTGTAATAGTTTAG